In the Balaenoptera acutorostrata chromosome 16, mBalAcu1.1, whole genome shotgun sequence genome, aggtgtaaggttagattgtttatttgagatttttcttgtttcttgaggtaggcttgtattgctgtaaaattccctcttagaactgcttttgctgcatcccatacgttttggatcattgtgttttcattgtcatttgtctctaggtattttttgatttcctctttgatttcttcagtgatctcttggttatttagtaacatattgtttagcctccatgtgtttgtgtttttttacatttttttccctgtaattgatttctaatctcatagctttggggttagaaaatatgcttgatatgatttcaattttcttaaatttactgaggctttatttgtgacccaagatgtcatctatcctggagaacattctgtgtgcacttgagaagaaagtgtaatctgttgtttttggatggaatgccctataaatatcaattaaatctgtctggtctgttgtgtcatttaaagcttgtgtttccttattaattttctgtttggatgatctgtccattggtgtaagtgaggtgttaaagtcccccactattattgtgttactgttgatttcctctttcatagctgttagcagttgccttatgtattgaggtgctcctatgttgggtgcatatatatttataatgtttatgtcttcttcttggatcaatcccttgatcattatgtagtgtccttccttgtctcttgtaacattctttattttaaagtctattttatctgatatgagtattgctactccagctttcttttgatttccatttgcatggaatgtctttttccatcccctcactttcagtctgtatgtgtccctaggcctgaagtgggtctcttgtagacagcatatatatgggtcttgtttttgtatccattcagcgagcctgtgtcttttggttggagcatttaatccaatcacgtttaaggtaattatcgatatgtatgttcctatgaccattttcttaattgttttgggtttgtttttgtaggtccttttcttctcttgtgtttcccacttagagaagttcctttagcatttgttgtagagctggtttggtggtgctgaattctcttagtttctacttgtctgtaaagcttttgatttctccatcgaatctgaatgagatctttgctggatagagtaatcttggttgtaggttcttccctttcatcactttaaatatgtcatgccactccctgctAGCTTGtggaatttctgctgagaaatcagctgttaaccttatgggagttcccttgtatgttatttgtcatttttcctttgctgctttcagtaatttttctttgtctttaatttttgccaatgtgattactgtgtgtctcggcgtgtttctccttgggtttatcctgtatgggactctctgcacttcctggacttgggtggctgtttcctttcccatgttagggaagtttttgactataatctcttcaaatattttctctggtcctttctctctctcttctcctcctgggacccctataatgcgaatgttggtgcatttaatgttgtcccagaggtctcttaggctgtcttcatttcttttcattctttttttctttattctgttccacagcagtgaattccaccattctgtcctccaggtcacttatccattcttctgcctcagttattctgctgttgcttccttctagtgtatttttcacttcggttattgtattgttcatctctgtttgtttgttctttaattcttctaggtctctcATTTCTTACATCtgctcgatctttgcctccaatctttttccgaggtcctggatcatctttactatcattattctgaattctttttctggaaggttgcctatctccacttcatttagttgtttttctggggttttaccttgctccttcatctggtacatagccctctgccttttcatctagtctatcttcctgtgaatgtTAGCAATTTCTTGACATAgaaaatttgccttttctttttatgggAGTCCTAGGGGGTTCATCTATTCACATCTTCAGTATTTATTGATTACTTAATCTTCATTGGTTACTCTTTTATATCCTGAACAAAAGCAAATAAGGCCTCTGCTGTCTTGAATCTTACATTCTAGTAAGAATAAATAGGCAAGAAACAGataaactaaacacacacacacacacacacacacacacacacacactgattcaTTAGTAATAAGTGCCACATGGAGAATTAAAACAGAGTGATATGTTAGAGTGGTTGGTCATGGAAGGCctgtctgaggaggtgacatatACATCGTGATGTAAATAACATGACGGAGCTGGCTATGTGAAGATCaggaggaagaacattccaggcaaaggcagcagctggtgcaaaggccctgggccaGTGTGATTGGGGTAGAGAGATCAAAGGGAAGcccagaaggagatgagagtAGAGCAGTGGTCACAACTCATATTGGGATTTGGGACAGGTAAAGagattggattttattctaaatgcagTGGAGGCCTTGTAGAGTTTGAAGTCTcgggtgacatgatctgatttgtgCTCTTAATAGTTCCTTGTGGTTACTTTGTAGAGAATGAAATGGAGAGGAGTGTGAGTGAAAGCTGGGAGACCAATGGGAAGGCTTCTGTCGTTGTTAAGATAAAAGATGATTGAGAGGAGTGAAGATGGAGGAAAGTGGAGGGGTTCAAGATACGTCTGGGAGGCACATTGGCAGGACTaactgatggattggatgtggtgGGCGagggacagagaagaaaaaaggatgacTATGTGCTTTGGGCTCAAGCAACTCAGTTGATGGTTATGCTGTTGATCAAATAAGAGAGTAGCAGAACTGGTGGTGAAAATCAAGAGTTCtatcctggtttttttttttttatcctggtttttaaaaaaattttattttattgatatatagttgatttacaatgtcatattaatttccgctgtacagcaaaataattcacttatacatatataatacatacatacacacactcacacacacacatacacacacattcttttccatattcttttccattatggcttatcacaagatattgaatatagttccctgtgctatacagtggaactttgtcgtttatccattctatatataatagtttgtatctgctaaccccaaactctcaatccttccctccccccacccatggcaaccacaagtctgttctctatgtctgttttgtagataagttcatttgtgtcatattttagattccacctataagtgatatcatttggtatttgtctttctctttctgacttcacttagtatgctaatctctaggtccagctgtgttgctgcatatggcattatttcattcttttttatggctgagcactgcattccattgtatatatgtaccacatcttctttatccattcatctgttggtggacatttaggttgtttccatgtcttggctattgtgaatagtgctgctgtgaacataggggtgcatgtatctttttgaattataattttgtctggatacatgcccaggagtgggattgctggatcatgtggcaactctatttttagtttttttttgaggaacctccatactgttctccataatggctgcaccaatttacattcctaccaacagtgtaagagggttcccttttctccacaccctctccagcatttgttatttgtagactttttaatgatggccattctgcttTCTGCCCGTGGACACCACCGAGTAAGCATCGTTGACgtctcccccccgcccctccaCTGCCGTCATGTCTAAGTCAGAGTCACCCAAAGAGCCCGAACAGCTGCGGAAGCTCTTCTTCAGAGGTTTGAGTTTTGAAACAACCGATGAGAGTCTGAAGATCCATTTTGAGCAGTGGGGAATGCTCACAGATTGTGTGGTAATGAGGGATCCAAACACCAGGCGCTCCAGAGGCTTCGCGTTTGTCACATATGCCACTGTGGAGGAGGTGGATGCGGCCATGAAGGCAAGGCCACACGAGGTGGATGGAAGAGTTGGGGAACCAAAGAGGGCCGTCTCAAGAGAAGATTCTCAAAGACCTGGTGCCCACTTAACTGTGAAAAAGAGTTTTGTTGGTGGCATTAAAGAAGACAGTGAAGAACATCACCTAAGAGATTATTTTGAGCAGTATGGGAAAATTGAAGTGATCGAAATCACGACTGATGGAGGCAGTGGCAAAAAGAGAGGCTTTGCTTTCGTAACCTTTGATGACCACGACTCCGTAGACAGGATTGTCATTCAGAAATACCACACTGTGAATGGCCACAACTGTGAAGTAAGGAAAGCCCTATCTAAGCAAGAGATGGCTAGTGCCTCATCCAGCCAAAGAGGTGGAAGTGGTTCTGGAAACTTTGGTGGTGCTCGTGGAGGTGGTTTTGGTGGGAATGACAGCTTTGGTCGTGGAGGAAACTTCAGTGGGCGAGCTGGCTTTGGTGGCAGCCGCGGTGGTGGTGGCTatggtggcagtggggatggcTATAATGGATTTGGTAATGATGGTGGTTATGGAAGAGGCGGCCCTGGTTACtctggaggaagcagaggctATGGAAGTGGTCGACATTATGGAAACCAGGGCAGTGGCTATGGCCGGAGTGACAGCTATAACAACGGAGGGGGCGGAGGCGGCTTTGGCGGTGGTAGTGGAAGCAATTTTGGAGGTGGCGGAGGCTACAATGATTTTGGCAGTTACAACAATCAGTCTTCAAATTTTGGACCCATGAAAGGAGGAAACTTTGGAGGCAGAAGTTCTGGCCCCTATGGTGGTGGAGGCCAATACTTTGGCAAACCCTGAAACCAAAGTGGCTATGGTggttccagcagcagcaggagctaTGGCAGTGGCGGAGGTTTTGATTACTGCCAGGAAACAAAGCTcagcaggagaggagagccagGGAAGTGACAGGGAAGCTACAGGGTCAGCAGATTTGTGAACTCGGCCAAGCACAGTGGTGGCAGGGCCTAGCTGCTACAAAGAAGACATGTTTTAGACAATACTCATGTGTATGGGCAAAAAAACTCGAGGACTGTATTTGTGACTAATTGTATAACAGGTTATTTTAGTTTCTGTTCTGTGGAAAGTGTAAAGCATTCCAACAAAGGGttttaatgtagatttttttttttttttgcacccatGCTGTTGATTGCTAAATGTAATAGTCTGATCATGACGCTGAAtaaatgtgtctttaaaaaaaaaatggtggccattctgactggtgtgaggtgatgccttattgttgttttgatttgcatttccaagaGTTCTGTTTTGAATGGTAAGTTTGATATCATTAGACATTTGGATATAAGAGTCTAGGATTCCAGAGAGAAGTCAGGACTGGAGATACAAATTTGGGCGTCATTGgaaatgatatttaaagccatagGGTGGGGTCCAGCTACCGCTCCTTAGcaagataaaatatttagaggtcaagagaagaggaagagccagCAAAGTTTAAAAAGGGATGGGCAGTGAAATAGGAACACCTGGAGAGTGCTATCACGGAAATTAAGGGAAATGTTTTGACAAGGATAGAATATCAACTGTGTCAAACGCTGTTGTAAGATAAAGCTAGAAAAATGGCCAATCAGTTGGGTGACCTTGAAGTCACTGGTGATCTTGAGAAGAGAGGTTTCAGTGAAACAGTGCAATGGAAGCCCCGGTGGAGCGAGGTGAGGAGAgattgggaggaaggaaggagaggcatTGACTAGAAACAGCTCTTTCAAGAAGTTTAGCTACTCACCTGGGAGTCGGGAAACCTGCATTCCAACCCTGTATCTGCTGCGTTGTACCTTCGTGATAATTATTTATGTGCCTGTGTTAAATTCCATTAGAATGGGCAAGAACTTTGACTTCGATTTTCCTAGCATTTGCAGAGCTCCTGGCACCCTGTAGGCGCTGaatcatatttgttgaatgaatggatcaaTGGATTAAGGAATATCCTACTAGAATAGAAACACTTTAGGCTCAAGACTGTGTCTGATTCATCTTCTTCAGGCTCATGTACACTAGTGGGGATGCAAAAATAtccctgaatgaataaatgagtctgGTAAACTTGGGAGTAGAGTAGGGGAGCTTGGTGTGGAAAGGTCAGGGATCTGGGCTGTTTAGACCAGGATTCCCATAGGATTGGGGAAGGGCACAGAAAGCTCTGTTAAGACAGAAGCCAGGGGACAGTATACAGATTCTGTTTCTGTGGCTCCTAACTGTGACCT is a window encoding:
- the LOC103004448 gene encoding heterogeneous nuclear ribonucleoprotein A1-like isoform X1, translated to MSKSESPKEPEQLRKLFFRGLSFETTDESLKIHFEQWGMLTDCVVMRDPNTRRSRGFAFVTYATVEEVDAAMKARPHEVDGRVGEPKRAVSREDSQRPGAHLTVKKSFVGGIKEDSEEHHLRDYFEQYGKIEVIEITTDGGSGKKRGFAFVTFDDHDSVDRIVIQKYHTVNGHNCEVRKALSKQEMASASSSQRGGSGSGNFGGARGGGFGGNDSFGRGGNFSGRAGFGGSRGGGGYGGSGDGYNGFGNDGGYGRGGPGYSGGSRGYGSGRHYGNQGSGYGRSDSYNNGGGGGGFGGGSGSNFGGGGGYNDFGSYNNQSSNFGPMKGGNFGGRSSGPYGGGGQYFGKP
- the LOC103004448 gene encoding heterogeneous nuclear ribonucleoprotein A1-like isoform X2; its protein translation is MSKSESPKEPEQLRKLFFRGLSFETTDESLKIHFEQWGMLTDCVVMRDPNTRRSRGFAFVTYATVEEVDAAMKARPHEVDGRVGEPKRAVSREDSQRPGAHLTVKKSFVGGIKEDSEEHHLRDYFEQYGKIEVIEITTDGGSGKKRGFAFVTFDDHDSVDRIVIQKYHTVNGHNCEVRKALSKQEMASASSSQRGGSGSGNFGGARGGGFGGNDSFGRGGNFSGRAGFGGSRGGGGYGGSGDGYNGFGNDGGFGGGSGSNFGGGGGYNDFGSYNNQSSNFGPMKGGNFGGRSSGPYGGGGQYFGKP